The Mycolicibacterium fluoranthenivorans genome segment TGTGCGTGGTGGCGCTCATCTCCGTCATCAGCGTGATCATCCGGTTCATGGTGCCGATGGTGGTGTCCATATCGCCGGCCTGTTTCAGCATGGTGGCGAACATGTCCTCCATGTACTTCTCGTTCATCTGCTGCGCCGTACCGCCCATACTCATCTGGGCCGGAATCGTGCTGAACTTCAGCGGCTTACCGTCGGGACGGGTGATGGCCTGCACGCTGCCGATCCCGGGCACCCGGAAGATCGCCTTGGCGATCTTGTCGATCACCAGGAAATCGGCCGAATTGCGCAGATCGTGGTCGGACTCGATGAGCAGCAATTCGGGATTCATCCGCGCGACGGAGAAATGCCGTTCGGCGGCCGCATAGCCCTCGTTGGCCGGCAGATCGGCGGGCAGGTAGTTGCGGTCGTTGTAGTTGGTGCGGTAGCCGGGCAGCGTGAGCAGGCCGACGAGCGACAGCGCGATGGTGCCCATCAGCACCGGGCCGGGCCAGCGCACCACCAGGGCCCCGATCTTGCGCCAGCCGCGGATGCGCATGGCGCGCTTGGGTTCCAGCAGCTTGCGGAACCGGCTTGCGACGGTGACTACCGCAGGGCCGAGGGTCAGCGCCGCGACGACGGCCACCGTCATGCCGACCGCCATGGGGATACCCAGGGTCTGGAAGTAGGGCAGCTTCGTGAAATGCAGGCACAACATGGCCCCGGCGATGGTCAGACCCGACGCCAGCACCACGTGCGCGGTGCCGTGGAACATCGTGTAGTAGGCCGACTCCTTGTCCTCACCCAGCGTGCGGGCTTCCTGGTATCGGCCGATCAAGAAGATGGCGTAGTCGGTGGATGCGGCGATCGCGAGCGTCACCAAGAGCTGCGTGGCGAAGGTGGAGAGCCCGATCAGATCGTGGTAGCCCAGAAAGGCCACCACACCCCGGGCGGCCGAGAGTTCGAGCACCACCATCAACAGGACGATGAACACCGTCGTGATGGAGCGGTAGACCAGCAGCAGCATCGTGATGATGACGACGAACGTGACCATCTCGATCATGCGGACACTGCGGTCACCGGCGATCTGCTGATCGGCGGCCAGGGCGGAGGGCCCGGTCACGAAGACCTTGAGACCGGGCGGCGGTGGCACCGCCGTGACCAGCTTCTGGGCCGCTTCCACCGATTCGTTGGCCAGGGCCTCGCCCATGTTGCCGGCGAGGTAGACCTGCACGTAGGCGGCCTTCCCGTCCGGGCTCTGCGCCCCCGCCTCGGTGAGCGTGTCACCCCAGAAGTCCTGCACGTGCTCGACGTGCTTGGTGTCGGCCTCCAGCCGGGCAACCATGTCGTTGTAGAAGAGGTGGGCATCGGCGCCCAGCTTCTGCTCGCCCTCCAGCACGATCATCACCGCGCTGTCCGACTTGAACTCGTCGAACACCTTGCCGACCTGCTTCATCGCGATCACCGAGGGTGCGGTCTGCGCGCTCATCGATACCGAGCGCATCTGTCCGACCACTTCCAGCGGCGGCACCACCACGCTGAGCACGGCGACCAGGGCGATCCAGCCGATGATGATCGGAATGGCGAAGGTGCGGATCCACTTCGGGATACCGCTGTGCTGGTGTTGGGGCGGGGACGTGTCCGTCACCGAAGTAGGGGCGGGCACGTGCTGGCACTCTCCTGATGGCGTAGAGGTCGTTTCTTTCGTACCAGATACGGTCAGGCAATGGTGAGCTACGACCGACTGGCGGCCCAGCCGGTCAGGCAGGCCTGCCAACCCTGGTGGTCCGCCGAGGAACCGGACCACGCGACGTACCCATCGGGTCGCACCAGCACGGCCGGTCCGGCATCGGCGCGCTCGGCCTGGGTCAGGCCGGCGGCCTCGACAGCTGCCGTACCGCGCTCGCGGACCAGGACGAACCCGGGCGTTCGCGCCAGCTGCGTCAGCCGGCCGTCGGTCAGCGGGATATGCACAGCTCGGTCACCCACCGGACCCCGACCGTAGCGCAACCCGGTTCCGGAGAAGCTGCCCGCCAATGCATCTCGCACCGAAGGCACCCGAAGCAGCCGGGGCACAAGGAGATTGCGCAGTCCGCGGGCCACCCGTGGATACAGTGTCACCCCGCGCGCCATCAGGCCGGATTGCCGCAACACTCGCTTACCTATCGGGTGTCGTTCGGCCTGGTAGGTGTCGAGCACATGGTCGGCGGCTCCGCCCAGTACGGCATCGAGCTTCCACGCCAGATTCGCGGCGTCCTGAATGCCGGTGTTCATACCCTGCCCGCCCATGGGGGAGTGCACGTGCGCGGCGTCTCCGGCCAGGAACACCCGGCCGTGCCGGTACTGCTCGACTTGTCTTTCATCGCAATGGAATCGGGAATGCCAACCGATTTCGACGACGCCGGGGTCGGCATCCATCGCCCGGCGCAGGATGTCGGTGATCTCGGCAGGCCGCACCGTGGCGCTGTCGGGTACCTGGTGTCGCCGATCCCACAGCATCGCGCGGTACCAGGCGCCTTCGGCGTCGCTGCGTCCGTAGGGCGCCAGGAACGCAAACACCTCACGGGTGCTGCGCAGGGTGAGTCCGTCGTCCGCGGGTCCGCGTGCGAGTTTCACATCCGCGAGCACGATCGAGGACAGGATGGTCTTACCGGGGAAATCGGCGCCCACCAGGGTACGCACTGTGCTGTGCGCGCCGTCGGCGCCGATGACGTAGCGTGCCCGCCACGTCGTGAGGCCGCCGTCCTGACGGGATCGCGCGGTGACCGTCACGCCGTTCACGTCCTGGATCAACTCGGCGACCTCAACCCCACGCCGGATATCGGCGCCCTGGGCGGCAGCGTACCGGGCAAGTGCGGCATCGACATTCGTCTGCGGGGTGATCATGGCGTATGGATAGGCCGAGTCGAGGTGGGTGAGATCGATGCGGGCGCCACCGAAGATCGTCACTCCCGGCGTCCGGTGTGCATGGGCCAGCAGTTCGTCGGCCAATCCGCGGGCATCGAGTGCCTCCAGTGTGCCGGCCATGGTGACAAAAGCCCGGCTGGACGGGTTGGGTATGGGCCGGCGCTCCAGCACGGCCACCGAGCGGCCGCCGCGGGCGAGATCGCCTGCGGCGGTGAGCCCGGTGGGGCCCGCGCCGACGACCAGGGCGTCCACCTCGATGCTGCTCATCGGGTCACCGCCGCCGAGTCCGGGTACCAGCGGCGGATATCGTCCGGAGTGGGCACCGCGTCCTTGTTGAACACGAACCGGCAGCCCGGCTGGCTGGCGTGGGCGGCATTGACGATCGACTCGAACAGCAAGGTGTTGCCGGCCACGAGTCGTATTCCTGCCCCGATGAGCACCGCGTCATATCTACCGGCCGCCAACCACCGGCGCGCCTTGGCGGCGCCCGCATCTCCGAAGGGGATGAGGCAGTTGTCGACGTGATAGCCCGCGGTGCGCAGCCCCGCGACGTTCTCGTCGTTCGCGGCCCTCAGCTTCTCCCGGGACAACCCGGGGAACTGGGCGAAATCAGGTGAGGCGATATCGATCACATCGGGATCCAGGCCGATCTGGATGGCGGTGACGGTCATGTCCGCGTCCTTTCCGGTAACAAGTTCAACAACTGTTGAACTCAACGCTAAGCGCGATAGTTGCTGTTGTCAACGGTTGTTGAATAAGCTGTCCGGTATGGCGACGAAACCGCGCGACGGTGAAGCGACGCGGGCCGCGATCCTGGCTGCTGCGCAGACGCAATTCGGCGAGCAGGGGTTCGAGCGCACCACGATCCGTTCGGTGGCGTCCGCGACCGGGGTGGACCCCGCCCTGGTCATGCATTATTTCGGCAGCAAGGCGGGCCTGTTCGCCGCGGCGTCCCGGCTGGACATCGCGTTCCCCGATCTCTCGGGCGTCGCGCCGGAGGACATCGCGAGCGTGCTGATCCCGCTGTTCGTCGACGTCTGGGGGCCGGACGGCTCGTTTCTGCCACTGCTGCGCGCGGCGGCCACCCACCGGGCGGCCGCCGATGCGCTCCTGGAGGTGTTCGCCGCGCAGGTCGCGCCGGCGCTGGCCGCGGTCGTGCCCGATCGGCCGGCCGAACGGGCCGCGCTGGTCGGTGCACAGCTCCTGGGGGTCGCGGTGTCGCGTCATATCCTCGGCACCCCACCACTGGTTGATATGGCCGACGCCGAACTCATCGACTGGCTGGCCCCGGTGCTGGCGCATTTCCTGACTGATGCTGGTCCGGCTGCGTCGACGGGCTGTCGCGCCGAAGCGGCGCTGTGATGGAGCTCACCGCTTGATCGCGTCGATCAAGTAGGCGGCTACGCGCCACTGCGCGCCGATTTCCCCATACGTTCGGAACATCAAGGTGGGCAACGCTTCACGATATGTCCACCACGACGTTTGGGGACCGTCATGTCGGATCTGTCGATCACCGCCGACGGAGCATCCGGGGTTGTCAGTCTGAAGTTGTTGTGGCGCAGATACATCCAGCACGTCGCCGCGTGGTTGACGCGTGCGAGGTTGCCCGGCCACGGCGCGGCGCGCGCCCGTCGGAGCTATCCCTGCGCGCGGCCGGCCTACCTGAACGATGCCTGCATGCGACGCGAGATGCGCCGGTTGTGATGCTCAGCCCGCCCAGACATCCTCGACGTAGCGGTCCGACTCGACAAGGTCGATGAGCCAGTCGCGGGCCGCGCTCTCGTCGGCACCGGTACGCGCGCAATAGATGTCGAGAAACGCCTGCCGTACGGCCGGGGCCATCCGGGCACCGTCGCCGCAGATGTAGACGTGGGTGTCCTTGGCGGGATCGCCGAGCAGGTCCCACACCTCGTCGGCGTCGGCGGCGATCCGGTCCTGGACATAGCGGACGCCGTTCTCCGGTGCCCGGGAGAAAGCCGGTCGCATCCGCACGATTCCCAGGTCTTCGGCAATATCGAACTGCTCGCGGAAGATGTAGTCCACATCGGGATCGCGAACTCCGAAGAAACACAAAGCCGGTGCATACGGGTCACCGTCCTGCCGCGCTGCCAGCCGATCGCCCAGGAACCCGCGAAACGGTGCGACGCCGGTCCCCGCACTCACCAGGATGACGTTCTTGGCCGGGTCGGCACCGGCCCGGAAGGCCTGACGGGCCTGATCGACGCGAGCGCGGATCTGCGCCCCCGAACCCAGCGTGGCCAGGTGGTTCGACGCGACACCTTTGAACAGCCCGCGCCCGGATCGAGCCGGGGCGTCGAGGACGCTGACCACCAGTGCCACGACTTTCGGTGACAGCCGCGACGAGGAGGCGATGGAGTAGTGCCGCGGTGTCATCGGCTCCAGCAGTTCCAGCAGGTCGGCACCGGTCAGCGTGCAGGCCGGGAATTCCTGAAGGCATTCGATCGGGCTCAGGGCGCACGGTTCGGTCGCCTCGGCGAGTTCTTCGAGACGCCGGCGTTCGGGGGCGCACGGGTTGGCGGCTGCGAGCCGGCGCAACTGGCTGCGCGTCGCCGGCTTGCGCAGTTCGACGAAGTGGGTGAGCAGTTCGCGCACGCTCACCTCACGGTCGAGGGCGATGAGCCGCCGCGAGGTCCGGCGCGGGTTGATCGAGAGGCGCAACCCCGGGTCGATATCCAGTTGGTCCAGCACGGTGTCGACGAGTTCGGGTGGATTGTCCGCCAGCACCGTCAGGTGGTCCCCGGTGTGATACTCGACGTCCTCGGGCAGGGCAACGCGGACAAAGTGTTTGGCGTGCCCCTGCGCGGTCTCGTCGCTGACCAGTTCGGTGTTCTCCAAGACGGTCATGGGGCACACGCCGAAGCGGGTGTCGATGGCGGCGGTGACCGGGCCGACGATGAGGTGCAGATCGTAGAGCGGTTCCTCGCTATCGGTCACCGCCACCGCATCCGGGTCGCCGAACAGCGCGGACATGGACGACCACAGCGCAGTCGAGAACTCTTCCAGGGTGCCGTTCAGGTCACCGGAGGTGTCCGCCGCTGCGAACGGCACGAGGGACGTGCCGCCCAGTTCGGTCAGGCGTTCGTTGATCCGCTTCGGCACGGCCTGATAGGTGTCGGCCCAGTTGTGATCGCCGACGCCGAGCACCGCGAAGTTCGGGGCGCCGTCGATCGCGGCGTCGGGCCCGGTCAGCCAGGCGAGGAATTCGCGCGCGTCGTCGGTCGGCTGACCGTTGTACGACGACGCGACGATCACCACCGCGTCGGCTTCGGGCAGCCCGCCGACGGCGTCATCGAGTGGGCCGACCGTTGTGGCACAACCGATATCGGTGCCCTCCTCGGCCAGCTGTTTGGCCAGTGCGCGGCAGGTGCCGAGATTGGAGCCGTGCAGCACGGCCACGGTGGTACCGGCTTTGAGGGCCGATACCGAACTGGGCGTCGTGCGCTGGGCGGTGTCCTGGACGGCCGCCGCGGTGGCGGGCTTGCGGTCGGCGGGGGTGCGTCGCACCAGGTCGAGCCGGAAACCGGCCGGCCGGCGGCTCAGCGGGCCGTCCCAGCGCAACACGTAGTGCCCGGAATCGATGAGCCGGTAGCGGTGCACGATCCGCGCGATGGTCATGGTCGCCTCGTGCAGCGCGAACTGGCGTCCGATGCACGACCGGGCTCCGGTGCCGAATGGTTTGAACAGCGCGGCCGGACGCGCGGCGGCACGGTCGGATTCGAACCGGTCCGGGTCGAACAGTTCGACGTTGTCGCCCCATTCCGGTTGCCGGTGCAATGCCCCGGTGAGCACGCTGACGGCTTCGCCCTTCTTGATCGGATACCTACCGCCGATGACGGTGTCGGCCAACGCCATCCGATCGAAGCTGAGTACCGGCGGAGACAACCGCAGTGTCTCGTTGATGACCTGCCGGAGATAGCCGAATTTGCCGATGTCGTCGTAGGTCGGCAGGTAGTCGTCGTCGGGACCGAACACCGCATCGACCTCGGCCTGGACCCGGCCGAGCACCGCCGGGTGGTGCACCAGGTTGTAGAGCGTGTTGGGCATCAGTTCCGATGTCGTCAACTGGCCGGCGATGAGAAACGTCATGATCTGGTTTCGGATGTTCTGTCGGTCCAGAACGGGTTCGCTGGCGGACCCGCGGCCGAGCATCAGGTAGAGCAGATCGTCGGCGGCGTCTTCACCGCCGTTGCGGTGCGCTTCGATCAACTCGTCGAAGTAGGTGTGCAGGGTGGTCAGCTCGGACTCGAATCGCGGTGTGTCTCCGCCTTTTCCGAGCTCGCCGAGGGCAGCGGTGAAACTCTGCGGGATGGGCGCCAGGCCGTCGTGGTCGAAGGATTCGAAACGGGCTCCGAAGCCGGCCAGCGCCACCGTGTCCATCGCGAGCTTCTGCAGGTCATCGGAGACGTTCACCGATTGCCGCCCGGCCTGCGCGTCCCAACCGGTGATCATCCGGCGGTTGATGGCGAGCATCGCCTCGTGGTAGTTGCGTAGTCCGGCGTAGCTGAATCCGGGCAGCAGAACGTCATGTGCCTTCTGCCAATTCGGCTCACCGTGGAACGCGGTGAACAGACCGTCGCCGGCCAGTGGACGGACCCGGGCCAGCGACGGGGTCAGATTCTTGGCGAACCGCTCCTCATCGCAGAGTTCCTCGACCACCGCCATCGAGC includes the following:
- a CDS encoding TetR/AcrR family transcriptional regulator yields the protein MATKPRDGEATRAAILAAAQTQFGEQGFERTTIRSVASATGVDPALVMHYFGSKAGLFAAASRLDIAFPDLSGVAPEDIASVLIPLFVDVWGPDGSFLPLLRAAATHRAAADALLEVFAAQVAPALAAVVPDRPAERAALVGAQLLGVAVSRHILGTPPLVDMADAELIDWLAPVLAHFLTDAGPAASTGCRAEAAL
- a CDS encoding cytochrome P450, which codes for MADFAPSFAPELDQIPSAEGPLPGADDLAGRPYALPVDILGELHGPLFYADYSGFRKLYACSMAVVEELCDEERFAKNLTPSLARVRPLAGDGLFTAFHGEPNWQKAHDVLLPGFSYAGLRNYHEAMLAINRRMITGWDAQAGRQSVNVSDDLQKLAMDTVALAGFGARFESFDHDGLAPIPQSFTAALGELGKGGDTPRFESELTTLHTYFDELIEAHRNGGEDAADDLLYLMLGRGSASEPVLDRQNIRNQIMTFLIAGQLTTSELMPNTLYNLVHHPAVLGRVQAEVDAVFGPDDDYLPTYDDIGKFGYLRQVINETLRLSPPVLSFDRMALADTVIGGRYPIKKGEAVSVLTGALHRQPEWGDNVELFDPDRFESDRAAARPAALFKPFGTGARSCIGRQFALHEATMTIARIVHRYRLIDSGHYVLRWDGPLSRRPAGFRLDLVRRTPADRKPATAAAVQDTAQRTTPSSVSALKAGTTVAVLHGSNLGTCRALAKQLAEEGTDIGCATTVGPLDDAVGGLPEADAVVIVASSYNGQPTDDAREFLAWLTGPDAAIDGAPNFAVLGVGDHNWADTYQAVPKRINERLTELGGTSLVPFAAADTSGDLNGTLEEFSTALWSSMSALFGDPDAVAVTDSEEPLYDLHLIVGPVTAAIDTRFGVCPMTVLENTELVSDETAQGHAKHFVRVALPEDVEYHTGDHLTVLADNPPELVDTVLDQLDIDPGLRLSINPRRTSRRLIALDREVSVRELLTHFVELRKPATRSQLRRLAAANPCAPERRRLEELAEATEPCALSPIECLQEFPACTLTGADLLELLEPMTPRHYSIASSSRLSPKVVALVVSVLDAPARSGRGLFKGVASNHLATLGSGAQIRARVDQARQAFRAGADPAKNVILVSAGTGVAPFRGFLGDRLAARQDGDPYAPALCFFGVRDPDVDYIFREQFDIAEDLGIVRMRPAFSRAPENGVRYVQDRIAADADEVWDLLGDPAKDTHVYICGDGARMAPAVRQAFLDIYCARTGADESAARDWLIDLVESDRYVEDVWAG
- a CDS encoding FAD-dependent monooxygenase produces the protein MSSIEVDALVVGAGPTGLTAAGDLARGGRSVAVLERRPIPNPSSRAFVTMAGTLEALDARGLADELLAHAHRTPGVTIFGGARIDLTHLDSAYPYAMITPQTNVDAALARYAAAQGADIRRGVEVAELIQDVNGVTVTARSRQDGGLTTWRARYVIGADGAHSTVRTLVGADFPGKTILSSIVLADVKLARGPADDGLTLRSTREVFAFLAPYGRSDAEGAWYRAMLWDRRHQVPDSATVRPAEITDILRRAMDADPGVVEIGWHSRFHCDERQVEQYRHGRVFLAGDAAHVHSPMGGQGMNTGIQDAANLAWKLDAVLGGAADHVLDTYQAERHPIGKRVLRQSGLMARGVTLYPRVARGLRNLLVPRLLRVPSVRDALAGSFSGTGLRYGRGPVGDRAVHIPLTDGRLTQLARTPGFVLVRERGTAAVEAAGLTQAERADAGPAVLVRPDGYVAWSGSSADHQGWQACLTGWAASRS
- a CDS encoding RND family transporter, producing the protein MTDTSPPQHQHSGIPKWIRTFAIPIIIGWIALVAVLSVVVPPLEVVGQMRSVSMSAQTAPSVIAMKQVGKVFDEFKSDSAVMIVLEGEQKLGADAHLFYNDMVARLEADTKHVEHVQDFWGDTLTEAGAQSPDGKAAYVQVYLAGNMGEALANESVEAAQKLVTAVPPPPGLKVFVTGPSALAADQQIAGDRSVRMIEMVTFVVIITMLLLVYRSITTVFIVLLMVVLELSAARGVVAFLGYHDLIGLSTFATQLLVTLAIAASTDYAIFLIGRYQEARTLGEDKESAYYTMFHGTAHVVLASGLTIAGAMLCLHFTKLPYFQTLGIPMAVGMTVAVVAALTLGPAVVTVASRFRKLLEPKRAMRIRGWRKIGALVVRWPGPVLMGTIALSLVGLLTLPGYRTNYNDRNYLPADLPANEGYAAAERHFSVARMNPELLLIESDHDLRNSADFLVIDKIAKAIFRVPGIGSVQAITRPDGKPLKFSTIPAQMSMGGTAQQMNEKYMEDMFATMLKQAGDMDTTIGTMNRMITLMTEMSATTHSMVGKSTDMAVDIAELRDHIADFDDFLRPIRNYLYWEPHCYDIPVCFAMRSVFDALDGIDATTDQFQNLLPDLQRLDQLMPQMLATLPAQISTMQSSRDMMLRMYQTQKGIQDQSNEMQANQSAMGDAFNNSKNDDTFYLPPDTFNNADFKRGMKSFISPDGKSVRFIISHAGDPLTADGIKLVDDIKAAAKEAVKGTPLEGSRIYLGGIAAAFKDMQEGNNYDLMIAGIAALTLIFAIMLIITRSLVAAAVIVGTVVVSLGTSFGLSILLWQHILGIELHFMVMAMTVIVLLAVGADYNLLLVARMKEELHGGIKTGIIRAMGGSGSVVTAAGLVFAFTMMSMAASEMTVVAQVGSTIGLGLLFDTLVIRSFMTPSIAALMGKWFWWPQVVRQRPARSIPAWKNRETPVDVS